In Embleya scabrispora, the DNA window CTGACCGTCGACCGGGGCCGCTACACCTGCCTCCTGGAGGACGAGGACGCGCCCGACCGCTCGATCACCGCGATGAAGGCCCGCGAACTGGGCCGCAAGGGCGTCGTGGTCGGCGACCGGGTCGCCATCGTCGGCGACCTCAGCGGCGGGGAGGGCTCGCTGGCCCGGATCGTCCGGGTCGAGGAGCGCCGCAGCACGCTGCGCCGCACCGCCGACGACGACGACCCGTACGAGCGGATCATCGTGGCCAACGCCGACCAACTCGCGATCGTCACCGCGCTGGCCGACCCCGAGCCGCGCCCGCGCCTGATCGACCGCTGCCTGGTCGCCGCCTACGACGCGGGCCTCGAACCGCTGCTGGTGCTGACCAAGGCCGATCTCGCCTCCCCCGACCCGCTGTTGGAGATGTACGGCGCCCTGGGCGTGGAACACGTGGTCACCAAGAGCGAGTCCGCGTGGGACCTGGACCCGATCCGGGCCCGGTTGGCCGGCAAGGTCACCGTCTTCGTCGGGCACAGCGGCGTCGGAAAGACCACCCTGGTCAACGAGTTGGTGCCGGAGCACCGGCGCGCCACCGGTCACGTCAACGAGGTGACCGGCCGCGGGCGGCACACCACCACCTCCGCGCTGAGTCTGCGGCTGCCCCCGTTCGCGGGCGCCACGGACGCTCCGGGCGCCGACCGGGGCTGGGTCGTCGACACCCCCGGCGTGCGCTCGTTCGGTCTCAACCACGTCGACCTCGGACGGGTGATCAACGCCTTTCCCGACCTCGCGGCCGGCACCGAGGGCTGCCCGCGCGCCTGTTCGCACGACGAGCCCGACTGCGGGCTCGACGCGTGGGTCGAGGCCGGGCACGCGGACCCGGCCCGGCTCTACTCGCTGCGCCGGCTGCTGCGCACCCGCGAGCGCGACGAGGGCGACTGACCCGCCGGCCGGGGGCGCCCCGGGCGCGCGCGGTCAGCGCAGCGGACCGCTGCTGTTCTTCACCGTGTCGTGCCACACCGCCTTGGAGCCCGACTCGCCCACCCGCACCACCTGCACCACCGCGAGCACCGCGGCGGCGAGGGTCAGTACGGCCACGATCGGCACCACGATCGGCGGTATCGTCCGCGGCCGGAAGGTGGCGGCGGCCCGGTGCCGGGCGACCAGGAGCAGGACCAGCGTGACGCCGAGCAGGCCCAGGGTGTACCAGAGCATGTCCGCACCACGGTCCACGTGCGTCTGCACGGCGGCGGCGCGTTGGCCGTCGGAGAGCCGGTCGAGCCGGGCGAGCAGCTCCTCGCCGCTCTCCTTGGCCACGAAGCAGGTCAGCGCGGCGACCGCGTCCAGCCCGACCACCCACCAGCCGGCGCGCAACAACCAGGGCCGCCGGGCCGCCACAAGCACGCTCGCGACCGCCGCCGCCGGAACGACGACCACCGCCAGGTGCACGACCAGGACGTGAACGGGCAGGCCGGAGACGGTGTCGAACATGAAACGGTTCTCCTGAACGGTCGGGGAGCGCGGGGCAATCGGGGAGGGCAATCGAGCGGGGCCGTCGGGCGTCGGGGGGAGAGAACGACCCTCGCACAGATCAACGGCTCCCAGAGTGCCCGGGTTCAGCCGCCGTCGAACACCCGCCCCGCCGGGCCGGTCACCGTCCGCGCAGGGGGGACAGCCCTACCCCGGGTTCGGGTGACCGCCGGATGCCGGCCCCGGGACGCTCGCTCATACAGTTTGGGCAGCTTCGGATCACCTGTCGGGGAGAGTGTCATGAATAGGCCGCTTCGGACGTCATTGATCTTCTTCGGTGGGCTGCTCACCATCGGAGGGATCCTGATGGCCGCGTGGACCGGGCTCGCCCTGCTCTCCAGCCACGACGTCCGCGATCACCGCGACTTCGCGCTGTCCACCGGCGACCTGATCAT includes these proteins:
- the rsgA gene encoding ribosome small subunit-dependent GTPase A, whose amino-acid sequence is MAGLGSNRRKDLDEDDIRIRPGKHGSRPRTRTRPKHEDAREGRVLTVDRGRYTCLLEDEDAPDRSITAMKARELGRKGVVVGDRVAIVGDLSGGEGSLARIVRVEERRSTLRRTADDDDPYERIIVANADQLAIVTALADPEPRPRLIDRCLVAAYDAGLEPLLVLTKADLASPDPLLEMYGALGVEHVVTKSESAWDLDPIRARLAGKVTVFVGHSGVGKTTLVNELVPEHRRATGHVNEVTGRGRHTTTSALSLRLPPFAGATDAPGADRGWVVDTPGVRSFGLNHVDLGRVINAFPDLAAGTEGCPRACSHDEPDCGLDAWVEAGHADPARLYSLRRLLRTRERDEGD
- a CDS encoding DUF2231 domain-containing protein, which translates into the protein MFDTVSGLPVHVLVVHLAVVVVPAAAVASVLVAARRPWLLRAGWWVVGLDAVAALTCFVAKESGEELLARLDRLSDGQRAAAVQTHVDRGADMLWYTLGLLGVTLVLLLVARHRAAATFRPRTIPPIVVPIVAVLTLAAAVLAVVQVVRVGESGSKAVWHDTVKNSSGPLR